Proteins encoded within one genomic window of Legionella sp. PC997:
- a CDS encoding leucyl aminopeptidase — MNYGLTQKPNFSSSECLVLGVFSDTELSNLALSKEHYGLVSRLIKKTPEPGDMLWHHDLEGSLLIIQCGEQAKFTPSQLKKRVTEITGALIKHRVRSATICLPQIPQYSADWQLEQMIIQIDNQRYQLLDFKKKKAKPHQLEIITFYLPNASEEGLKLGQSIAAGVELTRHLANMPANICTPTYLGEQAIQLAKEFAQNMNCKVMGPDEMHQMGMETLLAVAQGSAQPPRLIDIHYKGANDTPPIILVGKGITFDSGGLSIKPANAMDEMKYDMSGAASVLGTLKACALLKLPVHVIGLIASAENMVSGTSVKSGDIVTSMSGQTVEIINTDAEGRLVLADALTYAERYQPQFVIDVATLTGGIIVALGTVASGFMTQDEELAKLIEDAAKESNDRVWRMPLDDEYQDALDSPLADMINAGFDRTASSITAACFLSRFTEKYRWAHLDIAGTAWIFGKNRNATGRPVPLLTQIIRHAINSH, encoded by the coding sequence ATGAATTACGGATTAACGCAAAAACCAAATTTCTCGAGTAGTGAATGCCTTGTTCTTGGAGTATTTTCTGATACTGAACTATCTAATCTTGCCCTAAGTAAGGAACATTATGGTTTAGTCAGTAGACTGATTAAAAAAACACCTGAACCGGGTGATATGCTATGGCATCATGATCTGGAAGGTAGTTTATTAATCATTCAATGTGGTGAACAAGCCAAATTTACGCCCTCTCAGCTTAAAAAAAGAGTTACTGAGATTACTGGAGCTTTAATCAAACATCGGGTTCGTTCTGCCACAATATGTTTGCCACAGATACCTCAATATTCAGCAGATTGGCAACTGGAGCAAATGATTATTCAGATCGACAATCAACGCTACCAATTACTCGATTTTAAAAAGAAAAAAGCCAAACCACATCAATTGGAAATAATAACTTTTTATTTGCCAAATGCGAGTGAAGAAGGATTAAAATTAGGTCAATCCATTGCAGCAGGTGTTGAATTAACCCGCCATCTGGCTAATATGCCCGCCAATATATGTACTCCTACCTATTTGGGGGAGCAAGCAATACAATTAGCTAAAGAATTTGCACAAAATATGAACTGCAAAGTGATGGGACCGGATGAAATGCATCAGATGGGTATGGAAACCTTATTAGCAGTAGCACAGGGTTCAGCCCAACCTCCAAGACTCATAGATATCCATTACAAAGGAGCAAATGATACACCTCCAATAATTCTGGTAGGCAAAGGAATAACTTTTGATTCCGGTGGATTATCCATCAAGCCAGCCAATGCAATGGACGAAATGAAATATGATATGTCTGGCGCTGCCAGTGTGCTAGGTACTTTAAAAGCATGCGCTTTGCTAAAGCTACCTGTTCACGTGATTGGTTTAATTGCCAGTGCGGAAAATATGGTGAGTGGCACTTCCGTTAAATCCGGTGATATTGTTACCAGCATGTCGGGACAGACAGTAGAAATCATTAATACCGATGCAGAGGGTCGTTTGGTTTTGGCCGATGCACTGACTTATGCAGAGCGTTATCAGCCGCAATTTGTCATCGATGTGGCAACGCTTACAGGCGGAATTATTGTGGCGCTGGGTACTGTTGCATCAGGTTTTATGACTCAGGATGAAGAGCTAGCAAAATTGATTGAGGATGCTGCTAAGGAAAGTAATGATAGAGTCTGGCGTATGCCTTTAGATGATGAATATCAAGACGCACTGGATAGCCCTCTAGCTGATATGATCAATGCAGGCTTTGATCGTACCGCAAGTAGCATCACCGCTGCTTGTTTTTTGTCTCGGTTTACAGAAAAGTATCGCTGGGCCCATTTAGATATAGCAGGTACAGCATGGATTTTTGGAAAAAATCGTAATGCCACGGGCAGACCAGTTCCTTTACTAACTCAGATAATACGCCATGCCATCAATTCGCATTGA
- a CDS encoding DNA polymerase III subunit chi, giving the protein MPSIRIDFYLLASDQNDARWSVACRLLEKAYAKGHKVYVLCNNKHDAELLDELLWTFKDDSFIPHNLQGEGPEPPPPIQIGYEREPRGFNDILLNLADYIPDFYSKFKRVMQIVANVETEKELSRAQYREYRAKGCELHTHQIELK; this is encoded by the coding sequence ATGCCATCAATTCGCATTGATTTTTATTTATTAGCGAGCGACCAAAATGATGCACGTTGGTCGGTTGCTTGTCGACTTTTGGAAAAAGCTTATGCTAAAGGCCATAAGGTTTACGTATTGTGTAACAACAAACATGATGCAGAACTTCTCGATGAACTCCTGTGGACTTTTAAAGACGACAGCTTTATTCCACATAATTTACAAGGCGAAGGCCCTGAGCCCCCGCCTCCAATTCAGATCGGTTATGAACGCGAACCTCGAGGATTCAACGACATCTTGCTGAATCTTGCGGATTATATTCCAGATTTTTACTCCAAATTCAAACGAGTTATGCAAATTGTTGCCAATGTAGAAACGGAGAAAGAATTAAGTCGCGCGCAGTACCGAGAGTATCGCGCTAAAGGATGTGAATTGCATACGCATCAAATTGAATTGAAGTAA
- a CDS encoding DUF1840 domain-containing protein, which translates to MLITFHTDAYEDITYFEEVAKRLLSLMGHSGTIPGAIKSENLPEALAKLQTGLTKEKKVVEDDDENEPEISLSKRAVPLINLLQAAIKKDKDVLWD; encoded by the coding sequence ATGTTAATAACATTTCATACAGATGCTTATGAAGATATAACTTATTTTGAAGAGGTAGCTAAGCGTCTGCTTTCTTTAATGGGACATAGCGGTACTATTCCTGGGGCTATCAAATCGGAAAATCTTCCTGAAGCTTTGGCAAAGTTACAAACTGGACTTACAAAAGAAAAAAAAGTTGTCGAAGATGATGATGAAAATGAACCGGAAATAAGTTTGTCAAAGCGAGCCGTTCCTTTAATAAATTTACTGCAAGCTGCTATAAAAAAAGATAAAGATGTACTTTGGGATTAA
- a CDS encoding M17 family metallopeptidase produces MQTNLFYETQCERAIPLYLISQSQWEEELCILPPAIQNCLSLYQFKGKIGDSCFIQNADGLIDKVFIGTGDGNQSQALANAALVVPPNIYQVQGVCSQEGAISWALAQYRFEAYKKQETQPRRLIVHPDDLNPILALAQAHFLVRDLINKPTSDLGPKELAEVVEQLAETHKAQFTQWVGEELLKNNFPAIHAVGRASKSEPRLLSLTWGEEKNPRITLVGKGVCFDSGGLDIKSASGMRLMKKDMGGAAHVIGLAQWIMTRNLPIRLQMFIPAVENSIGPDAFRPGDVLTMRNGLTVEVHNTDAEGRLVLADALVKACEEQPDLLIDFATLTGAARVSVGTEIAALFTNDDHLAAEVTEASYKVVDPIWRLPLFAPYEELLRSNVADLANSSDHPYAGAIVAGLFLQRFVGKSIPWMHFDIMAWNLGNRPGKPEGGEAMGLHTVAEYLLKVYG; encoded by the coding sequence ATGCAAACAAACTTATTTTATGAGACTCAATGTGAAAGAGCTATTCCACTTTATTTGATTTCACAAAGTCAATGGGAAGAGGAGCTTTGTATACTTCCTCCGGCGATACAGAATTGCCTTTCCTTGTACCAATTTAAAGGAAAAATAGGTGATTCTTGTTTTATCCAGAATGCAGATGGTTTGATTGATAAAGTCTTTATAGGCACCGGTGATGGGAATCAGAGCCAGGCTTTAGCCAATGCGGCATTAGTTGTTCCTCCTAATATTTATCAGGTACAAGGGGTATGTTCCCAAGAAGGAGCAATAAGTTGGGCTTTGGCGCAATATCGATTTGAAGCATATAAAAAGCAAGAAACTCAACCACGTCGATTAATCGTTCATCCAGATGATTTAAATCCAATTTTGGCATTAGCACAGGCTCATTTTTTAGTAAGGGATTTGATTAACAAACCCACAAGTGATTTAGGCCCCAAAGAATTAGCTGAGGTGGTTGAGCAATTAGCTGAAACACATAAAGCCCAATTCACACAATGGGTCGGTGAGGAATTACTTAAGAATAATTTTCCAGCAATTCATGCTGTTGGGCGTGCCTCTAAATCAGAACCCCGCTTGTTGTCATTAACTTGGGGTGAGGAAAAAAATCCTCGTATCACTCTAGTAGGTAAAGGGGTTTGTTTCGATAGCGGTGGTCTGGATATTAAATCCGCTTCGGGGATGCGATTAATGAAAAAAGATATGGGAGGTGCTGCCCATGTGATAGGTCTTGCGCAATGGATTATGACGCGGAATTTACCCATACGCCTCCAAATGTTTATACCTGCTGTAGAAAACTCTATTGGACCGGACGCATTTAGGCCTGGTGACGTTTTAACCATGCGTAACGGTTTAACTGTGGAAGTACATAATACAGATGCAGAAGGACGATTGGTTTTAGCAGATGCTTTAGTCAAAGCATGCGAAGAACAACCGGATTTACTGATAGATTTTGCGACTTTAACAGGAGCTGCTCGTGTTTCAGTCGGTACGGAGATTGCCGCGCTGTTTACGAATGACGATCACTTAGCTGCAGAAGTAACAGAGGCCTCTTATAAAGTGGTTGATCCCATCTGGCGATTGCCTTTATTTGCACCTTATGAAGAGTTGCTTCGCTCAAATGTAGCTGATTTAGCGAACTCTAGTGATCACCCTTATGCAGGGGCGATTGTCGCAGGATTATTTCTGCAACGTTTCGTAGGGAAATCCATACCTTGGATGCATTTTGATATTATGGCATGGAATTTAGGTAATCGACCAGGAAAACCCGAAGGTGGGGAAGCAATGGGCTTACATACGGTTGCAGAATATTTACTAAAGGTTTATGGATAA
- the murJ gene encoding murein biosynthesis integral membrane protein MurJ produces MSATETEIMVPKRQSLLRSTTLVSVMTFISRIVGFVRDMVLANFFGAQAGMDAFFVAFRIPNFMRRLFAEGAFAQAFVPVLAEYQKTQSPTDVRIFIARISGYLGTILSVVTLIGIFAAPVIIFLFAPGFSHDSDRAVLATEMLRITFPFLMLVSLTAMAGAVLNTYGYFAIPAFTPVLLNISMILAAIYLCPHLPTPVIGLAWGVLIAGIAQLLFQIPFLHQRSLLVKPQLVRNDAGVNKVLKLMIPALFGVSIAQLNLMVDSIFASFLKVGSVSWLYYTDRLTDFPLGVFGVAIATVILPHLSRRHAEQSISQYSSALDWGLRSILLIGIPAGLGLCLFSMPLIASCFAYGKFTAYDVIQTQKSLITLGAGVPAFMMVKVLASGFYARQDISTPVKVGAISMIVNTVLCSIFIWHFAHAGLTLASALAGYVNCGTLLYLLIKREVFKPSPGWLKYSMQLLIANIAIGIYLILMSGTVSYWLSFSPVMRLSVLSAHVVTAVIIYLFVLGLTGLRPAHFRGQVKE; encoded by the coding sequence ATGTCCGCAACAGAAACAGAGATTATGGTCCCTAAAAGACAGAGCTTATTACGTTCAACAACATTGGTTTCAGTAATGACCTTTATTTCACGTATTGTAGGTTTTGTACGTGATATGGTGCTCGCCAATTTTTTTGGTGCTCAAGCTGGGATGGATGCTTTTTTTGTCGCATTCCGCATTCCTAACTTTATGCGTCGTCTTTTTGCAGAAGGAGCATTTGCTCAAGCGTTTGTTCCTGTCCTTGCTGAGTATCAAAAAACTCAATCTCCCACCGATGTGCGGATTTTTATAGCGCGTATTTCAGGATATTTGGGCACAATTCTTAGTGTTGTCACTTTAATCGGGATATTTGCTGCACCCGTGATTATTTTTTTATTTGCTCCTGGTTTTAGTCATGACAGTGACCGTGCAGTATTGGCTACGGAAATGTTGCGTATAACTTTTCCCTTCTTAATGCTCGTTTCGCTAACAGCAATGGCTGGTGCGGTATTAAATACTTATGGCTATTTTGCAATCCCTGCATTTACCCCGGTATTACTGAATATCAGTATGATTCTTGCAGCGATCTATTTATGCCCTCATTTGCCCACACCTGTAATAGGTTTGGCTTGGGGCGTTCTTATTGCTGGCATTGCGCAATTGCTTTTTCAAATTCCATTTTTGCATCAACGCAGTTTATTAGTAAAACCTCAGTTAGTCAGAAATGATGCTGGAGTGAATAAAGTGCTTAAGTTGATGATTCCTGCTTTGTTTGGTGTTTCTATTGCTCAACTTAATTTAATGGTTGATAGTATTTTTGCATCCTTTTTAAAAGTTGGAAGTGTGTCCTGGTTATATTACACCGACCGCCTTACCGATTTTCCATTGGGAGTCTTTGGTGTGGCGATTGCAACTGTGATTCTTCCTCATCTATCTCGGAGGCATGCAGAACAAAGTATTAGCCAATATTCAAGTGCCTTAGATTGGGGATTGCGTTCCATTTTGCTTATAGGAATTCCAGCAGGGTTAGGTTTGTGCTTATTCTCTATGCCATTAATTGCGAGTTGCTTTGCCTATGGAAAATTTACTGCTTATGACGTAATTCAAACTCAAAAAAGCTTAATTACCCTGGGAGCCGGTGTACCTGCTTTTATGATGGTCAAAGTATTGGCCTCTGGGTTTTATGCCCGACAAGACATTAGCACTCCAGTTAAGGTAGGTGCGATATCTATGATCGTAAATACCGTATTATGCTCTATTTTTATTTGGCATTTTGCCCATGCTGGTCTGACTTTAGCTTCCGCATTGGCAGGTTATGTTAATTGCGGTACTTTATTATATTTATTGATTAAACGAGAGGTTTTCAAACCTTCTCCTGGATGGTTAAAATACAGTATGCAATTACTTATTGCTAATATAGCAATTGGCATTTATTTAATTTTAATGAGTGGTACAGTGAGTTACTGGCTTAGTTTTTCGCCTGTAATGCGTTTAAGCGTGCTGTCTGCCCATGTTGTAACTGCAGTAATCATTTATTTGTTCGTTCTGGGATTAACAGGGCTTAGACCTGCCCATTTTCGTGGTCAAGTGAAGGAATAA
- the rpsT gene encoding 30S ribosomal protein S20: protein MANIKSAIKRARQNVKLRQHNASARSMFRTYIKNVIKAVESGDKEAANAAFTKAQPIIDKAACKGLIHKNKAARIKSRLVARVKAMAA from the coding sequence GTGGCAAATATTAAATCAGCGATCAAACGTGCTCGCCAAAACGTAAAACTACGTCAACACAACGCCAGTGCACGTTCTATGTTCCGCACTTACATCAAAAATGTAATTAAAGCTGTTGAATCAGGTGATAAAGAAGCCGCGAATGCAGCATTCACCAAAGCGCAACCTATTATTGATAAAGCGGCTTGTAAAGGTTTAATTCATAAAAATAAAGCTGCTCGTATTAAAAGTCGTCTAGTAGCTCGTGTTAAGGCAATGGCTGCTTAA
- a CDS encoding SEL1-like repeat protein, whose product MKSLVPWVCLFVASASQNTFADDFSAYRLGNYNTAIEPLMSQSGKNAVADYYLGRIYLYGYGQLKNSLLAIRYFTQSAQKGYLPAIQLMAKYTLLHEKDPQQAFTWFKKAADAGDVDAQMFTAAAYMYGVGVKKNVDTATRYYINAAKSGNSLAQFTLAKNFIDSRNSSNRKLGLIWLNKAVANGNPQAITRLGELYLEGQLVDKDEKKGEELLNQAAAQGFAPAMVALGKLALDQNQKEQALQWFNKAGNQSSDEAYLDLAHLYLQQKSPIYDPKTAFMWTLKAAQDGLPQAKRELGEMYQKGIGVEADQNLAKQWLAQANQDESSKNQEAALAQAALWLSNGTTDKLEQTDFQMKGILSAWNNPAVLGDFAYNQAPQLKKILRQSIFQPQFELVQPNDVPITSYYDALLSKIPTFQANQWTYPIYPLDPQLSALERANSPIFAQLNLPVPYLDANYYDYDDHSQANLMDLWTQGWQAQLNYMCMFNHLYFRAILGDAQSQFQIGQMFQYGIGVAQSDSSAIIFYQNAAQQQHLGAEYNLGLLYLQHAKDKNDYQLALNDLTDAAFKGNKKSQYVLARILSQGITGSDGTVYIQPNPEQATSMLYLAAANNYGPAEYELADSLARQKDNGLSVNVRAHKIAMIRQLYQGAADRGISQALLPLAFYNAMDKDKARQAEAFLIAKDQAASGDENAALLLGLLYDRGVGVKADPGQAIAWYQQAGQNSVSDFILGTYTAEGKGIAQDKTKGMEQLQKSVDDKFSYADFNMAVLQKENGQEFLPNLIRSYKLGNSHAGIVLADFYLAENSDPEKMEEAKQIYSGLAEKGDQYAQLKLAFMLEKGLGSEPNLAEAQRWYTASAEQGNSLAQYQLGQFYQLGENGEPDYNLAKQWYEKAASVLPEASVALGFIDETVNDNYSQAIKAYQQAAAKGDALGIYDLALMYLYGKGTPVNYQKARDLFVEASTHQVHEAMNQLGAIYFNGLGQSRDTQQALAWYKKAAALGNDNALYQLGLLSETGVITKLDFNDAINYYQQSADKGNEKAMLALARMYHYGVGVEKNPKMAASFYEKLAARQNAYAQYQLGTYYLEGTAGERSLAKGKELLQQASDNGSVQARKVLQRMEAQNQARVSFIEPVVMNKAPLIMEQNADFMYLQALNEWNQGDEILSRMILQRLVTQYPNFVPAKRAIERLNQAKLVSIYG is encoded by the coding sequence ATGAAATCGCTAGTACCTTGGGTATGTTTATTCGTTGCATCAGCTAGCCAAAATACTTTTGCTGATGATTTCAGTGCTTATCGATTAGGGAATTATAATACTGCGATAGAGCCTTTAATGAGTCAATCAGGGAAAAATGCGGTCGCTGATTACTACTTAGGACGGATTTATCTCTATGGATATGGGCAGTTAAAAAATAGTTTGTTAGCAATACGCTATTTTACCCAATCCGCACAAAAGGGATATCTCCCCGCAATCCAACTGATGGCGAAATATACCTTATTGCATGAAAAAGATCCCCAGCAAGCTTTTACTTGGTTTAAAAAAGCAGCCGATGCAGGGGATGTAGATGCCCAAATGTTTACGGCAGCCGCTTACATGTATGGAGTTGGAGTTAAGAAAAATGTCGATACAGCAACTCGATATTATATTAATGCGGCAAAAAGTGGTAATTCCCTGGCACAATTTACCTTAGCAAAGAATTTTATTGATAGTCGTAATTCCTCAAATCGTAAATTAGGTCTTATTTGGTTAAATAAGGCAGTTGCTAATGGCAATCCTCAAGCCATAACTCGATTGGGCGAGCTTTATCTTGAAGGACAGCTAGTCGATAAAGATGAAAAGAAAGGCGAAGAACTATTAAATCAAGCTGCAGCTCAAGGTTTTGCACCTGCAATGGTCGCTTTAGGGAAATTAGCTTTAGATCAAAATCAAAAAGAACAAGCGTTACAGTGGTTTAATAAAGCCGGTAATCAATCAAGTGATGAAGCATACTTGGACTTGGCCCATCTTTATTTACAGCAAAAAAGTCCAATTTATGATCCGAAAACTGCATTTATGTGGACTTTGAAAGCAGCTCAAGATGGGTTGCCACAAGCGAAACGTGAATTAGGCGAAATGTATCAAAAAGGAATAGGCGTTGAGGCGGATCAAAATTTGGCAAAACAATGGTTGGCTCAGGCGAATCAAGATGAAAGTTCAAAAAATCAGGAGGCCGCTTTAGCGCAAGCCGCCTTGTGGTTAAGCAACGGTACAACCGATAAATTGGAACAAACTGATTTTCAAATGAAAGGAATACTCAGTGCTTGGAACAATCCTGCAGTTTTAGGCGATTTTGCTTATAATCAAGCACCTCAACTGAAAAAAATATTGCGTCAGTCTATTTTTCAGCCCCAATTTGAATTAGTTCAACCTAATGATGTTCCAATCACCAGTTATTACGATGCACTCTTGAGTAAAATCCCAACCTTCCAGGCAAATCAATGGACCTATCCTATTTATCCTTTAGACCCACAACTTTCTGCATTAGAACGGGCGAATTCACCCATATTTGCCCAGTTGAATTTACCCGTGCCTTATCTAGATGCTAATTATTATGATTATGATGATCACTCCCAGGCAAACCTCATGGATTTGTGGACTCAGGGTTGGCAAGCTCAACTTAACTATATGTGTATGTTTAATCATTTATATTTCAGAGCTATATTAGGTGATGCTCAATCGCAGTTTCAAATAGGACAAATGTTCCAATATGGCATAGGTGTAGCACAAAGTGATTCTTCCGCCATTATTTTTTATCAAAACGCGGCACAACAGCAACACTTAGGCGCTGAATACAACTTGGGACTTTTATATTTGCAACACGCAAAGGATAAAAATGATTATCAGCTCGCATTAAATGATTTAACGGATGCAGCATTTAAAGGAAATAAAAAGTCTCAGTATGTTTTGGCAAGAATCCTATCTCAGGGGATAACGGGTTCGGATGGTACCGTATACATCCAACCTAATCCAGAACAAGCAACCTCTATGTTATATCTAGCTGCGGCCAATAATTATGGCCCTGCAGAATATGAACTCGCTGATAGTTTGGCGCGTCAAAAGGATAACGGTTTAAGTGTCAACGTTAGGGCGCACAAAATAGCAATGATTCGCCAATTATATCAAGGAGCAGCAGATAGAGGTATTTCTCAAGCATTATTACCCCTAGCATTTTATAATGCCATGGATAAGGATAAAGCAAGACAAGCCGAAGCTTTTCTGATTGCGAAGGATCAGGCAGCCTCTGGTGATGAAAACGCCGCATTATTGCTAGGATTACTCTATGATCGAGGCGTCGGGGTAAAAGCGGATCCGGGACAAGCGATTGCCTGGTATCAGCAAGCCGGGCAAAACTCAGTAAGCGATTTTATCTTAGGGACATATACAGCTGAAGGGAAGGGTATTGCTCAAGACAAGACCAAGGGAATGGAACAATTACAAAAATCCGTTGATGACAAATTCTCTTATGCAGATTTTAATATGGCTGTGTTGCAAAAAGAAAATGGACAAGAGTTCTTACCTAATCTAATACGATCTTATAAGTTAGGAAATAGTCATGCTGGAATCGTTTTGGCAGATTTCTATTTGGCTGAAAATTCTGATCCTGAGAAAATGGAAGAAGCAAAACAAATTTATAGCGGTTTAGCTGAAAAAGGAGACCAGTATGCCCAATTGAAATTGGCTTTTATGCTCGAAAAAGGTTTGGGCTCTGAACCTAATCTAGCAGAGGCACAACGCTGGTATACTGCATCTGCAGAACAAGGAAATTCTCTTGCTCAGTATCAGTTAGGGCAGTTTTATCAGCTGGGTGAAAATGGTGAGCCAGATTATAATTTGGCGAAGCAGTGGTATGAGAAAGCTGCTTCAGTCTTACCTGAAGCTTCCGTTGCGTTAGGTTTTATTGATGAAACAGTCAATGATAATTATTCCCAGGCTATAAAAGCTTATCAGCAAGCGGCTGCGAAAGGAGATGCTTTAGGGATATATGATTTGGCGTTAATGTACTTATACGGTAAAGGAACGCCAGTCAACTATCAAAAAGCTAGGGATTTGTTTGTTGAAGCCTCAACTCATCAAGTTCATGAAGCAATGAATCAATTAGGAGCAATTTATTTCAATGGCCTCGGGCAGTCTCGTGATACACAACAAGCTTTAGCCTGGTATAAAAAAGCAGCGGCTTTAGGAAATGACAATGCTCTTTACCAGTTGGGCTTATTATCGGAAACAGGAGTTATTACCAAGCTTGATTTTAATGATGCGATTAACTATTACCAACAATCTGCAGATAAAGGGAATGAGAAGGCAATGTTGGCTTTAGCAAGGATGTATCATTACGGGGTGGGTGTTGAGAAAAACCCCAAAATGGCTGCAAGTTTTTATGAAAAACTGGCTGCACGTCAAAACGCTTATGCGCAATATCAATTGGGTACTTATTATTTGGAAGGTACTGCTGGTGAGCGCTCTCTGGCTAAGGGCAAGGAATTATTACAACAAGCCAGTGATAATGGCAGCGTACAGGCACGTAAAGTTTTACAAAGAATGGAAGCTCAAAATCAGGCTCGTGTAAGCTTTATTGAACCTGTGGTAATGAATAAAGCTCCTTTAATTATGGAGCAAAATGCAGATTTTATGTATCTGCAAGCATTAAATGAATGGAATCAGGGGGATGAGATTTTATCCCGAATGATTTTACAACGTTTAGTGACTCAATATCCTAATTTTGTACCGGCAAAACGAGCAATTGAGCGGTTGAACCAGGCAAAATTAGTCAGTATTTATGGTTAA
- a CDS encoding endopeptidase IV, protein MNTINKITSISLMLSLGLLSAQLEAAAKPKKNDPQEAQAKAEKEEARFPIGCKPVGYKESLKVLSLYPGKEGALQSLYFFFNKSPQTVSLYQMRDENSQYTTRYNHSIGGRQWAALATGEPLVKFICTAGDGKTSYGKIIDCADTIKVCEYVNVKFGLNNKGNFWIVDGTTRNGAVNEVVHYGIIPGV, encoded by the coding sequence ATGAATACAATAAATAAAATCACTTCAATTTCATTGATGCTTTCTTTAGGACTCCTATCTGCACAACTTGAAGCAGCAGCCAAACCCAAAAAAAATGATCCTCAAGAGGCGCAGGCCAAAGCGGAAAAAGAGGAGGCACGATTTCCCATAGGATGTAAACCAGTAGGATATAAAGAAAGTTTAAAAGTGTTATCTCTATATCCCGGGAAAGAAGGGGCTTTACAATCTTTGTATTTTTTCTTTAATAAATCACCACAAACGGTCAGTTTATACCAAATGCGTGATGAAAATAGTCAGTATACAACTCGATATAATCATTCAATAGGTGGTCGGCAATGGGCGGCATTAGCTACAGGAGAACCCTTAGTCAAATTTATTTGTACTGCAGGGGATGGTAAAACTTCCTATGGCAAAATTATTGATTGCGCCGATACGATTAAAGTTTGTGAATACGTTAATGTTAAATTTGGTTTGAATAATAAAGGTAATTTTTGGATAGTCGATGGCACAACGAGAAATGGGGCCGTTAATGAAGTCGTGCATTATGGCATAATACCTGGGGTATAA
- a CDS encoding L,D-transpeptidase, giving the protein MYKLLSAAVMMLVVAIADAGNFYGTGLCGYPQYDCVKVESGQSWETLFPDPNQRDIVQRVNRTYNPLWAGKIIAVPKNLAYLTVFDVAPFPLKIQNEHQKQIIVDQDKLAFGAYDAEGNLMKWGPISSGRDRCPDANRSCRTLTGIYRVFSKENEKCVSDVFPIGKGGAKMPFCMFFHKGFALHGSEDIPGVRASHGCVRMFTQDAKWLNQSFVELSSERNNFMGTTVIVRPINDSE; this is encoded by the coding sequence ATGTATAAATTACTTTCAGCTGCAGTGATGATGCTCGTGGTTGCCATAGCGGATGCGGGTAACTTTTATGGCACGGGATTATGTGGATACCCACAATACGATTGTGTTAAGGTGGAATCGGGTCAAAGCTGGGAAACTTTATTCCCAGATCCAAATCAACGTGATATTGTTCAAAGGGTCAATCGTACCTATAACCCTTTATGGGCTGGCAAAATTATCGCTGTACCAAAAAATTTAGCTTATCTCACTGTTTTTGATGTAGCACCATTCCCATTAAAAATCCAGAATGAACATCAAAAGCAAATTATTGTTGATCAGGATAAATTGGCCTTTGGTGCTTATGACGCTGAAGGTAATCTGATGAAATGGGGTCCGATTTCATCAGGAAGAGACCGATGTCCTGATGCCAATCGTTCTTGCCGCACTTTAACTGGGATTTATCGGGTTTTCAGTAAAGAAAATGAAAAATGCGTCTCCGATGTTTTCCCTATAGGGAAAGGTGGCGCAAAGATGCCTTTCTGTATGTTTTTCCATAAAGGTTTCGCATTACATGGCTCCGAAGATATTCCAGGAGTAAGAGCGAGCCATGGATGTGTGCGAATGTTCACCCAAGATGCTAAATGGTTAAATCAAAGCTTTGTAGAATTATCAAGTGAACGAAACAATTTTATGGGTACAACAGTTATTGTACGCCCAATAAATGACAGTGAGTGA